Proteins from a single region of Dyadobacter fanqingshengii:
- a CDS encoding phytanoyl-CoA dioxygenase family protein produces MATLTAPDLADFKAVSEMQINSFRGNGHVLIPGVLNEAEVSHYRGVINSAATKFNTEKRKLEDRDTYGKAFLQITNLWEVDENVKAYALAKRFGKIAADLLGVENVRIYHDQALYKEPGGGFTPWHQDQYYWPVDTSNTITMWMPLIDIDVDMGMLTFASGSHQAGFVENVPISDESEAMLEKFIQDKGFKIARAQTMKAGDATWHYGWTLHSAPGNKSRDIMREVMTVIFIADGAKVTEPKNKHQEADRQRWMCGLPAGSALNSPLNPLIL; encoded by the coding sequence ATGGCAACCTTAACTGCTCCCGACCTGGCTGATTTTAAGGCTGTTTCTGAAATGCAGATTAATAGTTTCAGAGGAAACGGTCATGTGTTGATCCCAGGCGTGCTGAACGAGGCGGAAGTGTCTCATTATCGGGGCGTTATCAACAGCGCTGCAACGAAATTCAACACGGAAAAGCGGAAATTGGAAGACAGGGACACGTATGGAAAGGCTTTTTTGCAGATCACCAATCTGTGGGAAGTGGATGAAAACGTGAAAGCTTATGCGCTTGCCAAACGCTTCGGGAAAATTGCGGCGGATCTGCTGGGCGTTGAGAATGTCAGAATTTACCACGACCAGGCTCTGTACAAGGAGCCTGGCGGTGGGTTTACACCGTGGCACCAAGACCAATATTACTGGCCTGTCGACACCAGTAACACCATTACCATGTGGATGCCGCTGATCGACATAGATGTGGATATGGGTATGCTCACATTTGCGTCAGGGTCGCACCAAGCCGGTTTTGTAGAAAATGTGCCGATTTCGGATGAATCGGAGGCAATGCTCGAAAAATTTATTCAGGACAAAGGTTTCAAAATCGCCCGCGCGCAAACCATGAAAGCGGGCGACGCAACCTGGCATTACGGCTGGACATTGCATTCAGCGCCGGGAAATAAATCCAGAGACATCATGCGGGAAGTAATGACCGTCATTTTTATAGCCGACGGCGCCAAAGTAACCGAGCCTAAAAACAAGCATCAGGAAGCCGACCGCCAGCGCTGGATGTGCGGCTTACCAGCCGGCAGCGCTTTAAATTCTCCACTCAATCCATTGATCCTCTAA
- a CDS encoding YraN family protein, which produces MAAHNDLGNWGEDQAAAFLAQKGFEIIEKNYRKSHSEIDLIVKKDKMLIFVEVKTRSGTGFGMPEEFVNVTKASLIMRAAEHYIFDKDWMYDIRFDIVSILIQPNGQPEIYHIEDAFCK; this is translated from the coding sequence ATGGCAGCACACAACGACCTCGGAAACTGGGGCGAAGATCAGGCAGCGGCGTTTCTTGCACAAAAGGGATTTGAGATAATCGAAAAAAATTATCGTAAAAGCCATTCAGAAATTGACCTGATCGTCAAAAAAGACAAAATGCTGATTTTCGTCGAAGTCAAAACGCGTAGCGGAACGGGTTTCGGGATGCCCGAGGAATTTGTGAATGTCACCAAAGCCAGCTTAATCATGCGCGCTGCGGAACATTACATTTTCGACAAAGATTGGATGTACGACATCCGCTTCGACATTGTCTCCATTCTCATCCAGCCCAATGGTCAGCCGGAGATCTATCATATTGAAGATGCTTTTTGTAAGTGA
- a CDS encoding PVC-type heme-binding CxxCH protein — MADFTKTFPKTHLITGFLCLMLSLGAMRVSRNNAHSPQKSASAFASQDDSSRLYLPDDLEATLWAEAPMLYNPTNMDIDAKGRVWVTEAVNYRDFNTKPAERLSHKQKGDRIMILEDKDGDGKAESSKIFTEDTLLTAPLGIAVIGNKIIVSCAPNLIIYTDSNGDDKPDKREVLLTGFGGFDHDHSLHSLVTGPDGRYYFNTGNAGPHKVTDKSGWTLRSGSLYTGGTPYNKTNEGNQKSDDGRVWVGGLALRLNPDGTGLKVLGHNFRNSYEVCLDSYGNMWQNDNDDQVITCRVSFLPENGNAGYFSADGTRYWQADRRPGQDIFTTHWHQDDPGVMPAGDNSGAGSPTGIVYYEGDALGKNYRGTLLSCEAGRNVIFAYQPKVNGAGFNLERRDLISSFPQASERYEWYETDNDSRKWFRPSDIAVGPDGALYIADWYDPVVGGHSMKDKKGYGRIYRITPKGKKLTVPKLDLSTTNGLINALKNPAVNVRALGFDGLKSKGDAALTDVKKLLHAENPFHQARAVWLMAQLGNNGKSEVVNLLKSANASHRLTAFRALKAIGAEKTYLAQMAKDQDAAVRREVAIALRDVPFAEAKESIASLIKMYDGKDAWMLEAIGTASDGKEQQVYAMVREAYPGEPINFPPQRANLAWRLHPVEVIDEMKARAEASKVTVAERRKALTAIGFIKEKKAAEVMIALSKSALPDVASLAAWWVNFRKNNDWADLINWEEAVAQEMTPGYRQMLENKKIVVDKKQTFPTRIETAKKMAADENGGNMLVDMRVQGQLPDSIAQSVSDIIFKNPDQNVRIVASQFFPKNGKVLKTDFIARMSPNVSHGEKLFANNCEACHKHGAKGAEIGPDLTLIHKKFDKTGLLDAIVNPSASMVFGYESYTIVTKSGETLFGFLMSDGANVVLKDAVGQQHAIKADQIKSREKMASSLMPEPTALGLNEQDLADLTGYLMQFK; from the coding sequence ATGGCGGATTTCACTAAAACTTTCCCAAAAACACATTTAATCACAGGCTTTCTCTGCCTGATGCTGTCATTGGGCGCAATGCGTGTTAGCCGCAATAACGCGCATTCGCCTCAAAAAAGCGCATCAGCATTCGCATCGCAAGACGATTCCTCGCGCCTTTATCTCCCCGACGATCTGGAAGCGACCTTATGGGCGGAAGCGCCAATGCTCTATAATCCAACAAACATGGATATTGATGCAAAAGGCCGGGTATGGGTGACGGAAGCCGTCAATTATAGGGATTTCAACACAAAACCTGCGGAACGGCTGAGTCACAAGCAAAAAGGCGACCGGATTATGATCCTCGAAGACAAGGATGGCGATGGGAAAGCCGAATCTTCCAAAATATTTACAGAAGACACATTGCTCACAGCCCCATTGGGAATTGCGGTTATTGGCAATAAAATCATCGTTTCCTGCGCCCCAAACCTCATCATTTACACAGATTCAAATGGCGATGATAAGCCGGATAAGCGCGAAGTGCTGCTGACCGGATTTGGCGGTTTTGATCACGATCATTCGCTGCATTCTTTGGTTACAGGTCCGGATGGACGATATTATTTCAATACAGGAAACGCTGGGCCGCATAAAGTGACCGACAAAAGCGGCTGGACGTTGCGCAGCGGCAGTTTATATACAGGCGGAACGCCTTACAACAAAACAAATGAAGGAAATCAGAAATCCGATGACGGCCGAGTTTGGGTCGGCGGGCTGGCGTTGCGTTTGAACCCGGACGGGACCGGATTGAAAGTGCTGGGGCATAATTTCAGAAACAGTTACGAAGTTTGCCTCGACAGCTACGGCAATATGTGGCAAAATGATAATGACGATCAGGTGATTACGTGCCGCGTTTCATTTTTGCCGGAAAATGGAAATGCGGGTTATTTCTCGGCGGATGGCACGCGTTACTGGCAAGCGGATCGCCGGCCAGGGCAGGACATTTTCACCACGCACTGGCACCAGGATGACCCCGGCGTAATGCCAGCGGGTGATAATTCAGGCGCTGGATCGCCAACGGGCATTGTCTATTACGAAGGGGATGCATTGGGCAAAAATTATCGCGGAACATTGTTAAGCTGCGAAGCGGGCCGCAATGTAATTTTTGCTTATCAGCCAAAGGTGAATGGTGCCGGTTTTAATCTGGAACGACGGGATTTGATAAGCTCATTTCCACAAGCATCGGAGCGATATGAATGGTATGAAACCGATAATGACAGCCGTAAATGGTTTCGTCCGTCGGACATTGCAGTGGGGCCGGATGGCGCATTGTACATTGCGGATTGGTATGACCCTGTCGTGGGGGGGCATAGTATGAAGGATAAAAAGGGCTATGGCCGCATTTATCGCATTACGCCGAAGGGCAAGAAACTGACGGTTCCAAAACTGGACCTTTCGACCACAAATGGCTTGATAAACGCTTTAAAAAATCCAGCGGTAAATGTGCGGGCTTTGGGTTTTGATGGTTTGAAAAGCAAAGGTGATGCAGCGTTAACAGACGTCAAAAAATTGCTCCATGCTGAAAACCCTTTTCACCAGGCGAGAGCAGTTTGGCTGATGGCACAACTGGGAAATAATGGTAAGAGTGAAGTAGTTAATCTCTTAAAGTCTGCCAACGCATCACATAGACTAACCGCTTTCAGAGCGCTGAAAGCCATTGGTGCTGAAAAAACGTATTTAGCACAAATGGCTAAGGATCAGGATGCTGCTGTTCGCCGGGAAGTGGCGATTGCGCTTCGGGATGTGCCGTTTGCAGAGGCGAAAGAAAGCATTGCAAGCCTCATTAAAATGTATGATGGCAAAGATGCATGGATGCTTGAAGCGATTGGGACTGCATCGGATGGCAAGGAGCAACAGGTTTATGCAATGGTTCGGGAAGCATATCCTGGGGAGCCGATCAATTTTCCGCCGCAGCGAGCCAATTTGGCCTGGCGTTTGCATCCGGTTGAGGTGATTGATGAAATGAAAGCACGCGCCGAAGCTTCAAAAGTGACTGTCGCTGAACGACGCAAGGCGCTCACAGCCATTGGTTTTATCAAAGAAAAAAAGGCAGCGGAGGTCATGATCGCATTGTCAAAATCTGCCCTTCCTGACGTTGCTTCGCTTGCGGCGTGGTGGGTGAACTTCCGGAAAAACAATGATTGGGCGGACCTGATCAATTGGGAAGAGGCAGTCGCCCAGGAAATGACGCCGGGTTACAGGCAAATGTTGGAAAATAAGAAAATCGTTGTGGATAAAAAGCAAACTTTCCCAACAAGAATTGAAACTGCAAAAAAGATGGCGGCTGATGAAAATGGAGGCAATATGCTCGTGGATATGCGTGTGCAGGGACAATTGCCCGACAGCATTGCACAATCCGTGAGTGACATTATCTTCAAAAATCCCGATCAGAATGTGCGTATTGTGGCCAGCCAGTTTTTTCCAAAAAATGGAAAGGTTTTGAAAACGGATTTCATAGCCAGAATGAGCCCTAATGTCTCTCACGGTGAAAAGTTATTTGCAAACAACTGTGAAGCCTGTCACAAACATGGTGCGAAAGGAGCCGAAATCGGGCCTGATTTAACATTAATACATAAGAAATTCGATAAAACAGGGCTTTTGGACGCCATCGTAAATCCATCGGCCAGCATGGTTTTTGGTTACGAAAGCTACACCATTGTCACAAAGAGCGGAGAAACTCTTTTCGGCTTTCTGATGAGCGATGGCGCAAATGTGGTTTTAAAAGATGCTGTCGGACAGCAACATGCTATCAAAGCGGATCAGATCAAGAGCAGGGAAAAAATGGCATCATCTTTAATGCCTGAACCAACTGCATTAGGCCTTAATGAGCAGGATCTGGCCGATTTGACGGGTTATTTAATGCAATTCAAATGA
- a CDS encoding L-rhamnose mutarotase: MDQDTISAFRMQLKPGNEAEYKKRHDEIWPELAELLKNAGIKEYYIFLDPVTLALFAFQKKGSNDQTAGLSSLPIMKKWWDYMADLMEVNDDNSPKTVSCPEVFRL, translated from the coding sequence ATGGATCAAGACACCATTTCAGCATTTCGAATGCAATTAAAGCCGGGCAACGAGGCAGAATACAAAAAACGCCATGACGAAATCTGGCCGGAACTGGCTGAATTACTTAAAAACGCGGGCATTAAGGAATATTATATTTTTCTGGATCCGGTCACGCTGGCACTTTTTGCATTTCAAAAAAAGGGAAGCAACGATCAAACAGCAGGCCTCTCTTCTTTACCCATTATGAAAAAATGGTGGGACTATATGGCTGATTTAATGGAAGTTAATGACGATAATTCACCGAAAACGGTTTCTTGTCCAGAAGTTTTCCGGTTATAA
- a CDS encoding barstar family protein yields the protein MKNTHFLIAREESDVRTLFLGAFIAHIDGRKATSLKDFYEEISTAMHFPEYDGKNLDALDEMLNDLEWIKEQKVIIYIENSADWLAKEKSEEKLLSVIDILDATAEDWKWMDEEEENTPKKELQIIFHDSERIRALLEEQEIPYWVLS from the coding sequence ATGAAAAACACACACTTCCTGATCGCCAGGGAGGAATCTGATGTCCGGACCTTGTTCCTGGGCGCTTTTATCGCGCATATTGATGGCCGCAAGGCAACTTCTCTCAAAGACTTTTACGAAGAAATTTCAACAGCCATGCATTTCCCCGAGTATGATGGGAAAAACCTGGATGCGCTGGACGAAATGTTGAATGATCTGGAATGGATCAAGGAACAAAAAGTGATTATATATATTGAAAATTCGGCTGATTGGCTCGCAAAGGAGAAATCGGAAGAAAAACTGTTGTCTGTAATCGACATTCTGGACGCGACTGCTGAGGATTGGAAATGGATGGACGAGGAAGAAGAAAATACGCCTAAAAAAGAATTGCAAATCATTTTTCATGATTCGGAGCGTATCCGGGCATTGCTGGAAGAGCAGGAAATTCCTTATTGGGTTTTAAGCTGA
- a CDS encoding AraC family transcriptional regulator encodes MIKALFETINSGSDASFLVNSFTLEKFDVPYHFHPEFELTLILKGKGKRYVGKQMADFDSGDLVLLGSDLPHSWKSESISMPGFHAKSVVAQFDKNFLGNGFFDRPELSDIRNLLKISAHGIHFIGKTAKEISRKMSVLALEENSFRKMWLLLDILEDLAASKEFVLLDQDGVVATQINSNKDRINAALGYIVDNFRNDIVLNEVAAVVNMSPNAFCKYFKRVTNKTFLDTVIDYRINFAVQQLLSTDRPVSEISFDSGFGDVSHFYKLFKRRMKMSPLNYRKNFQKGL; translated from the coding sequence ATGATAAAAGCTTTATTTGAGACCATCAATTCCGGGTCTGATGCTTCTTTTCTGGTTAATTCATTCACGCTGGAAAAGTTCGACGTGCCTTACCATTTTCATCCGGAATTTGAGCTCACATTGATCCTGAAAGGCAAAGGAAAACGTTACGTCGGCAAGCAAATGGCCGATTTTGATTCAGGCGACCTGGTGTTGCTAGGCTCTGATCTGCCCCATTCCTGGAAATCTGAAAGCATTTCAATGCCTGGCTTTCATGCCAAATCCGTCGTAGCGCAGTTTGACAAGAACTTTCTGGGCAACGGATTTTTCGATCGCCCCGAATTGTCTGACATTCGTAATCTGCTAAAAATCAGTGCACACGGCATTCATTTTATTGGAAAGACGGCCAAAGAGATCAGCAGGAAAATGAGCGTTCTGGCTCTTGAAGAAAACTCATTTCGAAAAATGTGGCTGTTGCTGGATATTCTGGAAGACCTCGCCGCGTCCAAAGAATTTGTGCTGTTGGATCAGGACGGCGTTGTGGCGACGCAGATTAACAGCAATAAAGACCGTATTAATGCTGCGCTGGGCTACATTGTGGACAATTTCAGGAACGACATTGTGCTGAATGAGGTGGCGGCGGTTGTAAATATGTCGCCCAATGCCTTTTGTAAGTATTTCAAAAGGGTTACAAACAAAACCTTCCTGGACACGGTGATCGATTACCGGATCAATTTTGCCGTGCAGCAATTGCTTTCCACCGATCGGCCTGTGTCAGAAATTTCTTTCGATAGTGGCTTTGGGGATGTTTCTCATTTTTATAAACTTTTCAAAAGACGCATGAAAATGAGCCCATTGAATTACAGGAAAAACTTCCAGAAAGGGCTTTAA
- the lipB gene encoding lipoyl(octanoyl) transferase LipB produces MNTLINKHVHFQDLGLIDYQEAWDYQEKIFAETINVKTANRNLGTDEQLLTPNYLLFCQHPHVYTLGKSGKADHLLLSEDDLAAKQAKYYRINRGGDITYHGPGQIVGYPIFDLDNFFTDIHRYMRTLEEAIILTLADYGLQAGRINGLTGVWFDFEEQKNPRKICALGVKSSRWVTMHGFALNVNTDLSYFGNIVPCGIQDKAVTSMAAELGRDLDMQEVSDKLKNHLAGLFQMEL; encoded by the coding sequence ATGAATACCCTCATCAATAAACACGTTCACTTTCAGGATCTGGGGCTGATTGATTATCAGGAGGCTTGGGATTATCAGGAAAAAATCTTTGCTGAGACGATTAATGTGAAAACTGCAAACCGGAATCTTGGAACGGACGAGCAGCTTTTAACCCCCAATTATTTACTTTTTTGCCAGCATCCGCACGTTTACACACTCGGGAAAAGCGGAAAAGCGGACCATCTGCTTCTTAGTGAGGACGATCTTGCGGCTAAACAGGCGAAATATTACAGAATCAACCGCGGCGGAGATATTACGTATCACGGGCCCGGCCAGATCGTAGGTTATCCGATTTTTGATCTGGACAATTTTTTTACGGATATCCACCGTTATATGCGGACTTTGGAGGAGGCAATTATCCTGACTTTGGCGGACTATGGACTGCAAGCCGGTCGGATTAACGGTTTGACGGGTGTCTGGTTTGATTTTGAAGAGCAGAAAAATCCCAGGAAAATTTGTGCATTAGGCGTGAAATCGAGCCGGTGGGTTACCATGCATGGTTTTGCATTGAATGTTAATACGGACCTTTCTTATTTTGGCAACATTGTACCATGCGGCATTCAGGATAAAGCGGTGACTTCGATGGCGGCGGAATTGGGGAGGGACTTGGATATGCAGGAAGTTTCCGATAAATTAAAAAATCATTTAGCAGGACTGTTCCAAATGGAGCTGTAA
- a CDS encoding 3'-5' exonuclease, producing MTEEFRKRAKNFLLLDIETVSSFASYDELPERMQKLWDKKALTFRKGDDETSNAAYFYDRGAIYSEFGKIVCIAFGAFYWNEKDELSFKVGSFSSDNEVDILLQFKALIEKYPADQLILCAHNGKEFDFPFLCRRMLIHCIEIPKALQISGKKPWEILHQDTMDLWKFGDYKSYTSLDLLAAVFDIPGSKNEMSGDQVTKVYYEENDLAKICRYCREDVVVLAQLYLRLHCFKAVQPQNITRVE from the coding sequence ATGACCGAAGAATTTAGAAAGCGTGCCAAGAACTTCTTGTTGCTTGACATTGAAACTGTTTCCTCGTTTGCATCCTATGACGAGCTTCCTGAGCGGATGCAAAAGCTTTGGGACAAAAAGGCGCTGACATTCAGAAAAGGAGATGATGAAACCTCCAATGCGGCTTATTTCTACGACCGCGGCGCGATTTATTCAGAGTTTGGCAAGATCGTTTGCATTGCATTTGGCGCATTTTATTGGAATGAAAAAGACGAACTTTCATTCAAAGTCGGCAGCTTTTCCAGCGACAATGAGGTTGATATCCTGTTGCAATTCAAAGCATTAATAGAGAAATATCCGGCAGACCAGCTCATTTTATGTGCGCATAATGGCAAGGAATTTGACTTCCCGTTCCTTTGCCGCCGCATGTTGATCCATTGTATTGAAATCCCAAAGGCCTTACAGATTTCGGGAAAAAAGCCCTGGGAAATTTTGCATCAGGACACAATGGACCTTTGGAAATTCGGCGATTATAAAAGCTACACTTCACTGGATTTGCTCGCAGCCGTTTTTGACATTCCCGGCAGCAAAAACGAAATGAGCGGCGACCAGGTGACCAAGGTCTATTATGAAGAAAATGATCTGGCTAAAATTTGCCGATATTGCAGAGAAGATGTGGTCGTGCTGGCACAGCTTTATCTGAGATTACATTGTTTTAAAGCCGTTCAGCCACAAAATATAACTCGGGTAGAGTAA
- the pnuC gene encoding nicotinamide riboside transporter PnuC, with protein MTDWLNQTISLAGIATTWLEILGFITGAICVYLNTQQNVWGWFFGIINAVLYAIVFWQVRLYADTGLQGYYFLTSIYGWWMWKFGGKNHDGINVTRMPVRMYPIFGLIFIVVTASWGFLLGKFTDASLTYADSALTVASLIGQWMMARKYLENWVLWIIADACYVVMYFYKDLHLTAILYAVFLALAVGGYVQWKRDVTQLKTQ; from the coding sequence ATGACCGATTGGCTCAATCAAACCATTTCATTAGCCGGCATTGCTACAACATGGCTTGAAATACTGGGCTTTATCACGGGGGCGATCTGCGTTTACCTGAATACACAGCAGAATGTGTGGGGATGGTTTTTCGGGATTATTAATGCTGTACTATATGCCATTGTTTTCTGGCAAGTGAGGCTTTATGCCGACACGGGCTTGCAAGGCTACTATTTCCTGACAAGCATTTACGGCTGGTGGATGTGGAAATTTGGTGGTAAAAATCATGACGGGATCAATGTAACACGGATGCCTGTTCGGATGTATCCCATTTTTGGACTGATTTTTATCGTAGTAACTGCTTCCTGGGGATTTTTATTGGGAAAATTTACCGACGCGAGCCTTACCTACGCCGATTCGGCATTAACCGTTGCCAGCCTGATCGGCCAATGGATGATGGCGCGCAAGTATCTGGAAAATTGGGTGTTATGGATTATTGCGGATGCTTGTTACGTGGTCATGTATTTTTACAAAGACCTGCATCTTACGGCAATTTTATATGCCGTCTTTCTCGCATTGGCTGTCGGCGGTTATGTGCAGTGGAAGCGTGATGTAACTCAGCTTAAAACCCAATAA
- a CDS encoding sugar phosphate isomerase/epimerase family protein, protein MNHNALMDRREMIRKSAWLVAAAASPVAWPLPVPRFQLGACDWSVGKSLNPEAFDRAQQIGLQGIQVSYNTSKNPSGLSVTDTLKTIKAASKRTGVKVSSLAIGELNRVPYKSAEIAEEWVWNSVDAAAALGVDVVLLAFFSDGDLRNDEKGKKAVVAKLRKVAPHAEKKGITLGIESYLTAQEHLDMIQAVGSKSVKVYYDFRNAADAGNDVFEEIKMLGKEMICELHMKENGQKLAQGTMDWPKIAEAVKDIGYSGWMQIEGATPPGADIIECYTENRKYLEGLFSFK, encoded by the coding sequence ATGAACCATAACGCCTTAATGGATCGCAGGGAAATGATCAGGAAAAGTGCTTGGCTGGTGGCAGCGGCGGCTTCTCCGGTTGCTTGGCCGTTGCCCGTTCCGCGGTTTCAATTGGGTGCGTGCGATTGGTCTGTTGGTAAGAGCCTCAATCCCGAAGCATTTGATAGGGCTCAGCAAATTGGTTTACAGGGCATTCAGGTCAGCTATAACACCTCGAAAAATCCTAGTGGCCTTTCGGTTACTGATACTTTAAAAACTATAAAGGCTGCTTCTAAGCGGACGGGCGTGAAAGTTTCGAGCCTGGCGATTGGTGAGCTTAACCGCGTGCCATACAAGTCTGCTGAAATTGCTGAGGAATGGGTCTGGAATAGCGTGGATGCCGCTGCCGCGCTGGGTGTGGACGTCGTATTGCTTGCTTTTTTCTCTGATGGAGATCTTCGAAATGATGAGAAAGGCAAGAAAGCGGTCGTTGCGAAGCTCAGAAAAGTGGCGCCTCACGCCGAGAAAAAAGGGATCACATTAGGCATTGAATCTTATTTGACAGCTCAGGAACATTTGGATATGATTCAGGCTGTTGGCAGCAAGTCGGTGAAGGTTTACTACGATTTCAGAAATGCGGCGGACGCGGGTAATGACGTGTTTGAAGAGATCAAAATGCTGGGCAAAGAAATGATTTGCGAGCTGCACATGAAAGAAAATGGCCAAAAACTGGCGCAGGGAACAATGGACTGGCCGAAAATAGCCGAAGCCGTAAAAGATATTGGCTATTCCGGCTGGATGCAAATCGAGGGCGCGACGCCGCCCGGAGCTGACATCATTGAATGTTATACTGAAAACAGGAAATACCTCGAAGGATTATTTTCATTCAAATAA
- a CDS encoding c-type cytochrome domain-containing protein, protein MLQILLQSSSWALFVGRFHPVLVHLPIGFLLIAALLEIGRRTGKVSVSEGTVSFILFWSAISATFACIAGYLLSLGGGYDADLLSDHMWQGIGVAVFAWIAWLVKSDRFQRVIPFSSMIYLPAFAIATLLLLSAGHDGGSLTHGEEYLTQYTPEPFRSLAGMSPAKEAITEIKPLADVNQALVYKDVVRPILEMRCVQCHNESKQKGDLRMDQLALLIKGGEGGPAFVAGKSAESDMIKRCLLPENDDDHMPPKGKPQLTTDQITLISWWIDQGAPADKKVAELTISEQVKPALAVLGTGGAGNAAAKSTVSAIQNVKVPAANEKDVDALRKAGLIVNALAQDQNLLEVSAVNAPNFSDKDMALLAPVAQQIAWLKLGDTKITDAALKELPKLKNLNKLHLEHTGVTDAGIANLKSLPLLEYINLVDTKVGDAGLREAATFKGLRSVYVWQSAVTDSAVSEVSRKNPNLLVVSGFNEAAVAAFLKAGDTTAIKAKSKAP, encoded by the coding sequence ATGCTGCAAATCCTTTTACAGTCGTCGTCCTGGGCGCTTTTTGTTGGTAGATTTCATCCCGTGCTTGTGCATTTGCCCATCGGGTTTTTGCTGATCGCTGCACTGCTCGAAATCGGACGGCGCACGGGCAAGGTTTCGGTTAGTGAGGGAACTGTCTCTTTTATTCTTTTTTGGTCAGCCATAAGTGCCACTTTTGCGTGCATTGCGGGATATTTATTGTCATTGGGAGGCGGTTACGATGCTGACTTGCTGAGTGACCATATGTGGCAGGGCATAGGCGTTGCTGTTTTTGCATGGATTGCCTGGCTTGTAAAGTCGGATCGCTTTCAGCGTGTAATCCCTTTTAGTTCAATGATTTATTTGCCTGCATTTGCCATAGCAACATTGTTATTGCTTTCTGCAGGACACGACGGCGGGTCACTTACGCATGGCGAAGAATATTTGACCCAATATACGCCGGAACCATTCCGAAGCCTTGCGGGAATGTCACCGGCCAAAGAAGCAATCACGGAAATCAAGCCATTGGCCGACGTCAACCAGGCACTGGTTTACAAGGATGTGGTGCGGCCGATCCTGGAAATGCGGTGCGTGCAATGCCACAATGAAAGCAAGCAAAAAGGCGATTTAAGAATGGATCAGCTGGCATTGTTAATAAAAGGAGGCGAAGGCGGACCCGCATTTGTTGCCGGAAAAAGCGCCGAAAGCGATATGATCAAGCGCTGCCTGCTTCCCGAAAACGACGACGACCATATGCCGCCAAAAGGCAAGCCTCAATTGACAACAGATCAGATCACATTAATTTCCTGGTGGATCGATCAGGGAGCGCCTGCCGATAAGAAAGTGGCCGAACTGACTATTTCCGAACAAGTGAAGCCTGCTTTGGCTGTATTAGGAACGGGTGGAGCGGGCAATGCCGCAGCAAAAAGCACAGTTTCCGCCATTCAGAATGTCAAGGTCCCGGCAGCAAATGAAAAAGATGTAGATGCGCTAAGAAAAGCCGGACTGATTGTAAACGCATTGGCTCAAGATCAGAACTTACTGGAAGTCAGCGCGGTAAATGCGCCTAATTTTAGCGATAAGGATATGGCTTTACTCGCACCGGTGGCTCAGCAAATTGCCTGGCTGAAATTGGGCGACACCAAGATAACAGACGCTGCATTGAAAGAATTGCCAAAGCTTAAAAATCTCAATAAACTGCATTTGGAGCACACAGGTGTAACCGATGCGGGCATTGCAAATTTGAAAAGCCTGCCTTTGCTGGAATACATTAATCTGGTGGATACGAAGGTTGGCGACGCCGGGCTCAGGGAAGCGGCAACATTTAAAGGGCTTCGTTCCGTTTACGTTTGGCAGTCGGCCGTGACGGATTCCGCTGTGAGTGAGGTGAGTAGAAAGAATCCGAATCTTCTGGTCGTGAGTGGTTTTAATGAAGCAGCTGTTGCAGCATTTTTGAAAGCAGGGGACACAACCGCAATAAAGGCAAAATCAAAGGCACCATAA